The Cryobacterium roopkundense sequence CGGGCATTGCGGCACCACCGTGAGACGCGAATTCGTGCAGAAGTCGGTGAGCGCGTGCTCGATCAGAATTCCGGCGAGGCCTTGGCGTCTTCGTCGCGGATCGATCTCGGTGTGCGTGAAGCGCACCTCGCGCGGCGTCAGGACGTAGTCGGCGATGCCGACGGTGTCATCGCCGATCACGAGCGAATAGCGGCGACGAGCTTCGTCGTGCCGCACCTCGGGAATCAGGTCGTCAGTCATCCCGACATCATAATCTGACCTGACAGAATAGAAGGATGCCAATTGCGTGGTCTCCGACAAGTCCGAGTCGGGTAATTCACGCCGACAACCTCGACGTGCTCCCGAACTTTCCCGACGGCGCATTCACCCTCATCTACCTCGACCCGCCGTTCAACACCGGCCGGCCGCAGACCAGGCAGACCACCACCTCGGTTCGGTCGGCCGTGGGCGCCGGAACCAAGGCCAAAGGCACGATCACGGGCTTCAAAGGCCTGCGTTACGAGCGCATCAAGGGCGACCTGCTCGGCTACGACGACCAGTTCGAAGACTATTGGGCCATGCTCGAGCCACGGCTGATCGAGGCCTGGCGCCTGCTCGCCGACGACGGCACGCTCTACCTGCACCTGGATTACCGCGAGGCGCACTACGCCAAGGTGCTGCTCGACGCGCTGTTCGGCCGGGACTGCTTTCTCAACGAGCTCATCTGGGCCTACGACTACGGCGCGAAGTCTAAGAACCGCTGGCCTACCAAGCACGACACCATCCTGGTGTACGTGAAGAACCCGGCCACGTACTACTTTGATTCCACGACGGTCGACCGTGAGCCGTACATGGCGCCCGGCCTCGTCACGCCCGAAAAGGTGGCCAAGGGCAAGCTGCCAACGGATGTCTGGTGGCACACCATCGTGTCACCCACCGGCAAGGAGAAAACGGGCTATCCCACCCAGAAGCCGATCGGCATTCTGCGCCGCATCATCCAGGCCTCGAGCCGCGAGGGGGACTGGGTGCTCGACTTCTTCGCCGGCAGCGGCACCACCGGCGCGGTGGCAGCCTCGCTCGGGCGCAAGTTCGTGCTCGTAGACCAGAACCCTGACTCAATGACCGTCATGCGCGCCCGCTTGGGCCCGCGCGTCGACACCGACTTCCTCGCCGGCACCGAATACGGAGAGCAGGTTGACTTCTTCCCAGGCGTCACCGTCGGGGTCGAGGGTACCGAGCCTGCTTCGGCGGCCCCGATCGCGCCACCAACACCAACCACAGACCAGAAACTGAATCCATGAAATTCCGCGTATTCACCGAGCCCCAACAGGGCGCCACCTACGATGACATCCTCGCGGTGGCCCAGGCCAGCGAGCGACTTGGCTTCGACGCGTTCTTCCGGAGCGACCACTACATGTTCATGGGCGATGAGATCGGACTGCCCGGGCCCACGGATGCCTGGACCACGCTGGCGGGTCTCGCCCGCGAAACCGAGAGCATCCGTTTGGGCACCCTCGTGTCGTCAGTCACCTACCGCCTGCCGGGCATTCTCGCCATCCAGGTGGCCCAAGTCGACCAGATGTCGGGCGGGCGGGTCGAACTCGGTCTCGGCACGGGCTGGTTCGAGAAGGAACACCTCGCGTACGGCATCCCGTTCCCGTCCAAGCGCTTCGGCATGCTCGAAGAGCAGCTCGAGATCGTGACTGGCCTCTGGGGCACGCCGGTCGGCGAGACGTACAGCTTCGCCGGCGAGCACTACGCGCTCGTCGACTCGCCTGCGCTGCCCAAGCCCACCCAATCGCGCGTTCCGGTGATCGTGGGTGGCGGTGGAGCCAAACGCACCCCGGCCCTGGCCGCGCGCTTCGCGACCGAGTTCAATCTGCCTTTTCCTGACTTTGCGGATGTTGCGGGCAAGTTCGCCGGCGTGCGTGCGGCGTGCGAAGCCATCGGTCGTGACCCCCGCGAGCTCGTATACTCGGCGGCGCTCATCGCTGTGGCCGGGGCTAACGAGGCGGAGTTCTCGCGGCGGGCGGCGGCGGTGGGTCGCGAGCCCGCCGAGCTGCGCGAGCACGGCCTCGCGGGAACCGCGTCGGAGATCGTGGACCGGCTCGGTGCCCTCGCAAACGACGGCGTGGAGTGCGTGTACCTGCAGATCATGGACATGTCCGACCTCGACCACCTGGACTTCATTGCCTCAGAGGTTGTGCCGCAGCTGCGCTGATCGGCGGGGGAGTTCCCTGTGTGTTTGCTGAAGTTGGTAACGGAACGGTAACAGGTTGGTGGGTTTCCAAACCTTTTCGAGGGTGGAACCGAACACCAGTCAGACCTCATCACCACCCCACACCATCACAGCACACAGACAAGGAATCCCTCATCATGCGTACATTCGCCAAGTCCACCATCGGTTTCGCTTCCGCCGGAATTCTGATGGCCGTCCTCGCCGGTTGCTCAACCGACGCCGCGACCACGTCCTCCTCCAGCGCCACGAGCTCCTCGAGCTCCAGCTCCGCTACCCCCGAGGCTCCCCTCGCATCCATCCCCAGCCTCTCCGGAGTCGACACGGCCGTTCTCCTGGACGCCGACTTCGCCGCCGCTCTCGGAACCCTCGGCCTGACGCCGGGCGTCATCGGAGGCGCCACCCTCGAAGAGGGCAGCCTGCACTTCCCCATCACCGGCGGAAACGTTGACTACTACGACCCGAACGGCACCGTGCGCCCCTACGTGCAGGGCACCCTCGAGCACGAAGGCTCCGGCTTCTCCCTCACCGCCGGCGACACCGTCGTGGAACTGACCAACTTCACCATCGACCCCGGCACCTCGGAGCTCTTCGGTGACGTGGCCGTGAACGGCGAGTCCGCCGCCACCCAGGTCAAGGTCTTCGACCTCTACGGCGGAACCCTGAAGCCCCTCGAGATGGACGGCGACAACGCCATCCTCACCGGCACCACCGTCCACATCTCCGCCGACGCCGCCGGCCTGCTGAACACCACGTTCGGAACCGACGCCGTCGCCGACCAGCTCCTCGTCGGCATCGCCACCATCACGGTCGCCACGAAGTAACAGCCCTCACCTCACAACAGAAACGGGCCCGTCGCACACGCGACGGGCCCGTTTCTGCGCGCCCCCGCCCGCCGTTCGCGCATAACTCCTGCAAATCGGCACGCTCGAGCCGCACGCCCGCATGATTCCGCGGCCAAACGGCGACCGGCCCAAAATCTGCAGGAGTTATGCGAGAGGAACGGGACGGGAGGCGAGTCAGGCCTCGTGGGCGGCGGCGATGAGGGCCGCGTAGGCGAGGCCGCTGTCCTTGATCGTGCGTTCGAGGGTGTCATAGTCCACACGCACGATACCGAAGCGCTTGTCGTAGCCGTACGACCACTCGAAGTTGTCCAGGAGCGACCAGACAAAGTAGCCGCGAACGTCTGCGCCCTCGGCGATGGCCTCGGCGACGGATGCGACGTGGTCGCGAATGAAGCGACTGCGGTCGGGGTCGTGCACCGCGCCATCCGTTGCGACAGTGTCGTCGAAAGCCGCGCCGTTTTCCGTGATGTAAAGCGGCGGCAGGGCCTCGTATTCCTGACCGAGGCGCACAAGCAACGACCGCAGGCCGTCGGGGTTGATCTCCCAGTCCATGGCCGTGCGCGGCAGCCCGCGGCTGGGAAACGTGATGTGTTCCGAACCCACCCAGGGCGAGCCCGCCTCGCGGTCGGCTCCGCCGGAGTGGCTGTCGGCGTCGGACGCGTTGGGACGGCCGCTCACGAGGTCGTCGTGGTAATGGTTCACGCCGAGGAAGTCGATCGGGGCGCCGATCATCTCGAGGTCGCCCGGCAATATGACATCGGCGAGGCCGTACGGCTCGAGGTCGGCGAGGGTGTCCGCCGGGTAGGCTCCGCGCAGGATCGGATCGAGGAAGATTCGATTCGCGAGGGAGTCGAGGCGGCGGGCCGCGTCGACGTCCACCGGGTCGGCCGCGTCGCGCGGTATCGCGTTCGTGAGGTTGAGGGTGATGCCGAGGTGCTCGGCGCCGGCGGAGCGCAGGGCGCCGACGGCGAGGCCGTGGGCGAGGTGCTGGTGGTGCACGGCCGAGACGGCCGCGCGTGGTTCCTGCCGGCCCGGCGCGTGCACGCCGGAGGCATAGCCAAGCAGCGACGAACAGAACGGCTCGTTGAAGGTCGTCCAGTGGGTGACCCGGTCGCCGAGCGCCGCGTAGACATCCGCTGCATAGTCGCGAAACCGGAAGGCGGTGTCGCGGTCGGCCCAGCCGCCGGTCTCTTCGAGGGCCTGCGGCAGATCCCAGTGGTAGAGCGTGAGCCACGGCAGAATACCCGCTTCGAGTAGTTCGTCCACGAGCCGGGAATAGAAGTCGAGCCCCTCGGGGTTCACTGCCCGGTCGCCCGGGCGCACGCGCGCCCAGCTCACCGAGAAACGGTAGCTGTCGAGGCCGAGCCGCTTCATGATCTGCACGTCGGCGGGCATGCGGTGATAGTGGTCGTCGGCGACCTC is a genomic window containing:
- a CDS encoding GH1 family beta-glucosidase, with the protein product MSEREYTQGTWPHGFIWGSATAAAQVEGAAHEGGKEDSIWDVFARLPGAVYGGHDLEVADDHYHRMPADVQIMKRLGLDSYRFSVSWARVRPGDRAVNPEGLDFYSRLVDELLEAGILPWLTLYHWDLPQALEETGGWADRDTAFRFRDYAADVYAALGDRVTHWTTFNEPFCSSLLGYASGVHAPGRQEPRAAVSAVHHQHLAHGLAVGALRSAGAEHLGITLNLTNAIPRDAADPVDVDAARRLDSLANRIFLDPILRGAYPADTLADLEPYGLADVILPGDLEMIGAPIDFLGVNHYHDDLVSGRPNASDADSHSGGADREAGSPWVGSEHITFPSRGLPRTAMDWEINPDGLRSLLVRLGQEYEALPPLYITENGAAFDDTVATDGAVHDPDRSRFIRDHVASVAEAIAEGADVRGYFVWSLLDNFEWSYGYDKRFGIVRVDYDTLERTIKDSGLAYAALIAAAHEA
- a CDS encoding DNA-methyltransferase, coding for MPIAWSPTSPSRVIHADNLDVLPNFPDGAFTLIYLDPPFNTGRPQTRQTTTSVRSAVGAGTKAKGTITGFKGLRYERIKGDLLGYDDQFEDYWAMLEPRLIEAWRLLADDGTLYLHLDYREAHYAKVLLDALFGRDCFLNELIWAYDYGAKSKNRWPTKHDTILVYVKNPATYYFDSTTVDREPYMAPGLVTPEKVAKGKLPTDVWWHTIVSPTGKEKTGYPTQKPIGILRRIIQASSREGDWVLDFFAGSGTTGAVAASLGRKFVLVDQNPDSMTVMRARLGPRVDTDFLAGTEYGEQVDFFPGVTVGVEGTEPASAAPIAPPTPTTDQKLNP
- a CDS encoding GNAT family N-acetyltransferase; protein product: MTDDLIPEVRHDEARRRYSLVIGDDTVGIADYVLTPREVRFTHTEIDPRRRRQGLAGILIEHALTDFCTNSRLTVVPQCPYVARWIDDHAEYQDLLTRGR
- a CDS encoding LLM class F420-dependent oxidoreductase; translated protein: MKFRVFTEPQQGATYDDILAVAQASERLGFDAFFRSDHYMFMGDEIGLPGPTDAWTTLAGLARETESIRLGTLVSSVTYRLPGILAIQVAQVDQMSGGRVELGLGTGWFEKEHLAYGIPFPSKRFGMLEEQLEIVTGLWGTPVGETYSFAGEHYALVDSPALPKPTQSRVPVIVGGGGAKRTPALAARFATEFNLPFPDFADVAGKFAGVRAACEAIGRDPRELVYSAALIAVAGANEAEFSRRAAAVGREPAELREHGLAGTASEIVDRLGALANDGVECVYLQIMDMSDLDHLDFIASEVVPQLR